The nucleotide sequence TTAAGGAAATCCTGCCTAATATTTTAGGACAGATAATAACAAATACAATGTTCTCTATACCAAATGCTATTTTTACTGAGGCCTTCTTAGCCTTTATTGGATTGGGTGTTCCGGCTCCCATGGCCTCTTTAGGATCATTAATCAGTGATGCCTTTAAATCCTTCACCACTCATCCCTACATGATAGTGGCACCAATAGTAGTACTTGCTGTTTTGATGCTGAGCTTTAACCTGTTGGCTGACGGTATACGTGATGCCTTTGATCCTAAAATGAAAGAAATGTAGGAGGTGTGGATAGATGGAAAAAGAAAAGATATTATCAATTAGAGATTTATCTATATCCTTCAAGACATCATCCGGCAGGGTAAATGCTATCCGAGGGGTGGACCTAGATCTATACAGAGGAGAAACTCTGGCAATAGTAGGAGAAAGCGGCAGTGGTAAGTCTGTTACCATGAAAGCTGCCATGGGAATATTAAGCAACAATGGAGAGGTTAATTCCGGATCCATTAATTTCACTTACTATAGAGATGGTGAAAAAGTTGAAGTAGATATATTAAAGCTTTCAAAGAAGGAAATGAGAAAGAGGATAAACGGAAAGCGTATAGCAATGATCTTCCAAGATCCGATGACTTCCCTTAATCCTACTATGACCATTGGGGCACAAATTGTTGAAGGTATGATATGGCACTATAAAACTCCTAAAAAGGAAGCCTACAAAAGGGCTATTGAACTACTGGAGCTTGTTGGTATTAATGATGCTGAAAAGCGTATTAAAAATTATCCTCACCAGCTTTCCGGTGGTATGAGACAAAGAGTTGTTATAGCTATAGCACTGGCATGTAACCCTGACCTCTTGATCTGTGATGAACCTACCACAGCTTTAGATGTTACAATCCAGGCAAAGATATTAGAGCTTATAAAGGATATTCAAAAGAAGATGAATATATCCGTCATATACATTACTCATGACCTGGGAGTTGTGGCAAAGGTTGCGGATTATGTAGCGGTTATGTATGCAGGAAAAATTGTAGAAAAAGGAACTGTAGACGAGGTTTTCTATGATCCAAGACATCCTTACACCTGGGGCTTGTTATCGGCAATGCCTGACTTGGAGACAAAGGATGATAAACTTTATACCATACCCGGGACACCGCCAAACCTGGCAAGCGAAGTGAAGGGAGACCCCTTCGCTCCAAGAAACATATACGCATTGAATATTGATAACCGCCTTGAACCTCCAATGTTTAAAATTACGGATACTCATTATGCTGCAACCTGGCTATTGCACGAAAAGGCGCCTAAGGTTGAAATGCCCGAAGAGCTGAGGAACAGGATAGACAGAATGTTAAAGGAGGCGCATCAAGATGCAAAATAAGCAGCCTTTATTAGAAGTGAAAGATTTGAAGCAGTATTTCAGAATAAGCAGAA is from Clostridium thermarum and encodes:
- a CDS encoding ABC transporter ATP-binding protein, with amino-acid sequence MEKEKILSIRDLSISFKTSSGRVNAIRGVDLDLYRGETLAIVGESGSGKSVTMKAAMGILSNNGEVNSGSINFTYYRDGEKVEVDILKLSKKEMRKRINGKRIAMIFQDPMTSLNPTMTIGAQIVEGMIWHYKTPKKEAYKRAIELLELVGINDAEKRIKNYPHQLSGGMRQRVVIAIALACNPDLLICDEPTTALDVTIQAKILELIKDIQKKMNISVIYITHDLGVVAKVADYVAVMYAGKIVEKGTVDEVFYDPRHPYTWGLLSAMPDLETKDDKLYTIPGTPPNLASEVKGDPFAPRNIYALNIDNRLEPPMFKITDTHYAATWLLHEKAPKVEMPEELRNRIDRMLKEAHQDAK